The Bradyrhizobium sp. WSM471 genome includes the window GCGGCTCTGCGTGATGTCCAGGCGTCCCGAGACCAGCCCGTTGGTATCGACGAGCTGATCGGCGAAGCTCAGGTCCGCCCGCAGGGTGACGTCGCCTCCCGTCGTGGCACCAAGCTCGAGGCCGACATCGGCGAAGCGGCCGGTGGTGGCTTCCTTCGAGGCCCTGGCCAGCGCGGCCTGATTGTTGGTGATCGAAGACCTCAACGACGAAGACAGCATCAAGGTCGAGATGTAGTTTGCGCTCATCATGACTTAATTTCCCACGGCAGCCAGCAGGCTCTGCAACATCTCATCGACGGTCGAGATGATCTTCGACGAGGCCGAATAGGTCCGTTCGACCTGAAGCATCAACGACATCTCGTCGTCCATGTTGACGCCGCTGACGTTCGACAGCGCCGCCGTGCTGCGGTCGAGCAGCGTTTTTTGATAGGTGACGTTGGAGTCGGCGGTCTTGCGCTGGTTTTCGATCCAGCTCGTCGACGACGAAGCGAAGTCGATCAAGCTGCCGTTCGGCTTGCCTTGCGTGGTCGCATCGAACGGTTGCGACGCATCCATGGCGCCGATGAGCTGCTGCAGCCGGGCCGAATAACCGCCGTTGCCGGCGGTATTGTATTGGTATGCGACGTTGCCGCTGATCGCGCCATCGCGCAGCAGGTTGGGATTGCCGCCTTGGGCGGGATCGACCGATGCAGCAACGGAAATCGTACCAGCGAGGCCCACCAAGACGGTGGCGCTCGCCGGCATCGCCGGCGCGCCGGGATAGGTGAAGAGACCGGGGACGTCGGGCAGTGTCGGAACAGGCGACTGGTCACTTTCCTTGAAGGCATCGACCAGGCCGCGCGCGATTTCGTCGAGCTGGCTCTGGTAAGTAACCGTATCATTGTCGCGCAGCTGGGCCAGGCCAGCAAGCTTGCCGGACTTGAGCGGCATCGCGGAATTGGCGCCGGTCACCGGAACGCCGTCGATATAGACCGCATTGCCGGTGGTGCCGGCCGTATAGGCGTTCGTCGGCGCAAAGCTCACCGTTCGCGCCGTCTTGTCGAACAGCACGATGCCGCTGTCGGTATAGAGCGCCGCATCGCCGTTGGGACGGAGCGACATTGACACCCCGACCTCCTGCGACAGCTGCGAGACGATGCTGTCGCGCTGGTCGAGGTAGTCGGTGATGTCGTCGCCGGAGATCGTCCCCTTCACGATCGCGGTGTTCACGGTCTGGAACTGGGAGAGCAGCCGATTGATGTTTTGAACCGACGTATTCATGTCGGCATCCGCCCCCTCACGGACCGACTGCACGGACTGGGTCGCCTGATTGAGCGCGGTCGCCATGTCCTTGGCGGACGTCACCGCCGCCTGCGCCAGCGTGGTGTTGTCCGGGGCGTTGGCATATTGCTGGAGCGCCTTCTTCAGCGCATTGAGCTGCGCCGTCGGCGACTGGTCGAGTTCCGGATCGTCCACCGTGGCAGAGGCGATCTTCTGGAGACCGTCAAGGATCGCGCTCTGCTTGGCCGACGTCGAGGTTGCGGTCAGCACGTTGGTGTAGAGACCCGAGCTCGCGGCGCGCTGGATCGCCGCCACGTAGACGCCGGTTCCCGGGAGGTTGTCCAGCACGGCAATCTTGCGCGAATAGCCGGCGGAGCTGGCACCGGCGATGTTGCGCGAGATGACCGACGACTGGATGCCCGACGCCATCAACGAAGAGCGGGCGGATTCGAGAGCGGCGGTAAGGTTCATGATCTGCTCTTGCCGGGGACGAGCGCTGAAGAAATCAGCGCTTCAGGTTAACGACCACGTCCAGCAGATCGGCGCCGGTCTGGAACGATTTCGAGTTCGCGGTGAAGCCGCGCTGCGCCTCGATCATTGAGGTCAACTCGTCCGCGAGATCGACGTTGGAATCTTCCAGAGCACCCGACTGGATGGTGCCGAGCCCGCTCTTGCCAGACACATCGACCTGCACGTTTCCAGAATCCAGGTTCGGCGAGTAGACGTTGCCGACTTCGGGCGTCAGACGGTCGGGGCTCGGAACGGTGGCGAGCGCGATCTGGAAGCTCGGCAGCGTGGTGCCGTTCTTCAGGACGGCGGTGACCACACCCTTGTCGTCGATGTTGACCTTCTCGACAGCGGAGGGCGCGTTGCCGTCGACGTTCGCCTTGAAGTCGAAACTGGAGGCGACCTGGGTCATGGCCGAGAGGTCAATGTTGAAGGCAGCCGAACCACCGGGGATCGCCACCGTAAGCGATGTCGCACTCGGCGGCGGGCCCACCAGGTCCAGCTTGCCTTTTCCGGTCGAGCTCACGTCGAACGTGAACGTCGTGGCAGCGCCGTGCACTGTAAGCACGTTGCCCGCGGGATCGTAGACCTCAACGTCCCACGTATTCGCGCCGGTCTTGGCCGCATAGACGTCGAGCGTCACGGCGTTGCCGATGTTGTCGTAGGTCACCATTGACGTCTTCGACGTGTAGTTACCCGGGCCAGCCGCAGCGGCCGGTGCAGCAACGATTGCCGCACTCGGATCCAGGTTGGCAGCCACGGTGGCCTTGGTCGAGGGTGACGCCTGCAGCGCCATCTGATTGACGTTGATGACCTGCAGGTTGCCGAAACCGTTGGCGGAAGTGTTGGGCACGGCGCCGTTCTGGATGTTGTAGCCCATCAGCTGGAAGCCGGCGGCGTTGACGAGGTTGCCCGTGCTGTCTGGCACGAACGCACCGGCGCGCGTCAGGAAGTTGTTGCCGTTCGGATCCTGCACGACGAAAAAGCCGTTGCCCTGGACCGCGAGATCCGTCGCCGAGGTCGTAAATTGGTAATTGCCGGCATCGCTGATCGCGTAGCGCACCGTGGTCTCGACCGCGCCGGAATCGTAATTGCCCGAGCCGCTCTTCAGGATCAGCGAGGAAAACTCGGTCGAAGCCCGCTTGTAGCCGGTGGTGTTGACGTTCGCGATGTTGTCCGAAACCGTCGACAGCTTGTTGGACTGCGCGCTCATCCCGGAAACGCCGGTGCGCATAACACCATACAGGCTCATGAATTGGGCTCCTTTGGTAGGTTGCAGTTACAATGGAGGCTGTTGCTTGCGCGGGGCTGATGATGGGGAACGATGCACAACTTGGTGTCGTCTCCTTAGGTCGTCTTGGGCTGACAGAACGAGCGCGCCTTGTCGGTCCACGCGCCGAAGCCGCTGGAGACGAGATGCGCGACGATGTGGCAGACGTAGCGCTTCTGCGCCGGCTGGTTGTTGGGGCCTGCATTGTAGCGGGCGACTGCCATGGTCCAGCTGCCCTCGCGCTGCTTCAGCTCCTTCAGGAAGCGCGCGGCGTAGTCGACATTCCCTGCGGGATCGAACATCGCCCGGACCGAGGCGAACTTATCGCCGTGATAGTAATGGTTGATCTGCATGCAGCCGAGGTCGATCAGCTTAACCCCCTTGGCTCGCATGGCCTCGAAGTTGGCGATCGCGTCGTTCATGTCCTTGGCGAACACGGTCTGTCCTTCGGCGCCGAGCGCGTAAGGATAAAGTGCGCCGCGCCGCCCGGTCTCCGTCAGGCCGACCGCGTAGAGAATGCCGAGCGGAATTCCGTGCTGCCGGGACGCACGCGCCATCTCGCGCTCGCACGGGCGCGCGTTGTCGGTCGCCGCGGCCGCGGCGCTGGCGTTACAGATAAACAGGGCCGCGACGAATCTGCGGCGCCACGTCCTGGTCATGACGCGTCTCCTCGTTGGACCGGCGCTCCTGTCGGGCCTCCTTCGCGCCGCCGTCCGCCTGTCCCGACGAATTGCTCGTACCGTCGAACGTGCCTTGCGACTGCGGCGATGGCTGTTGCTGGCCCGAGAGCTGCGGCTGCGACTGGCCGGAGCCGCTCTGGAATCCATCCAGCGAGCCGTGCTGGACGGGCGCGACGTCGGCGACGTAGCCCGCCGACTGCATCAGATCGCGGATCGAATCGCGCTGCTGGTCCAGCATCTGGCTCGTGTCCTTGCGCTCGGCGGCGAGGTGGACGGACACCTCGTTGCCGACGAGACGAAGGCGCACGGTGACATTGCCGAGCGCGGGCGGCTCGAGATTGATGGTCAGGATCTTGAGCGGCTGATCCGGCGCATTGACTTGGGACGCTGCAAGATCCGGGGCCGCGGACGCCGCCGGTGCCGGAGATTCCTTCAGCTCGACGAC containing:
- the flgK gene encoding flagellar hook-associated protein FlgK, which gives rise to MNLTAALESARSSLMASGIQSSVISRNIAGASSAGYSRKIAVLDNLPGTGVYVAAIQRAASSGLYTNVLTATSTSAKQSAILDGLQKIASATVDDPELDQSPTAQLNALKKALQQYANAPDNTTLAQAAVTSAKDMATALNQATQSVQSVREGADADMNTSVQNINRLLSQFQTVNTAIVKGTISGDDITDYLDQRDSIVSQLSQEVGVSMSLRPNGDAALYTDSGIVLFDKTARTVSFAPTNAYTAGTTGNAVYIDGVPVTGANSAMPLKSGKLAGLAQLRDNDTVTYQSQLDEIARGLVDAFKESDQSPVPTLPDVPGLFTYPGAPAMPASATVLVGLAGTISVAASVDPAQGGNPNLLRDGAISGNVAYQYNTAGNGGYSARLQQLIGAMDASQPFDATTQGKPNGSLIDFASSSTSWIENQRKTADSNVTYQKTLLDRSTAALSNVSGVNMDDEMSLMLQVERTYSASSKIISTVDEMLQSLLAAVGN
- a CDS encoding flagellar hook protein FlgE translates to MSLYGVMRTGVSGMSAQSNKLSTVSDNIANVNTTGYKRASTEFSSLILKSGSGNYDSGAVETTVRYAISDAGNYQFTTSATDLAVQGNGFFVVQDPNGNNFLTRAGAFVPDSTGNLVNAAGFQLMGYNIQNGAVPNTSANGFGNLQVINVNQMALQASPSTKATVAANLDPSAAIVAAPAAAAGPGNYTSKTSMVTYDNIGNAVTLDVYAAKTGANTWDVEVYDPAGNVLTVHGAATTFTFDVSSTGKGKLDLVGPPPSATSLTVAIPGGSAAFNIDLSAMTQVASSFDFKANVDGNAPSAVEKVNIDDKGVVTAVLKNGTTLPSFQIALATVPSPDRLTPEVGNVYSPNLDSGNVQVDVSGKSGLGTIQSGALEDSNVDLADELTSMIEAQRGFTANSKSFQTGADLLDVVVNLKR
- a CDS encoding transglycosylase SLT domain-containing protein, whose protein sequence is MTRTWRRRFVAALFICNASAAAAATDNARPCEREMARASRQHGIPLGILYAVGLTETGRRGALYPYALGAEGQTVFAKDMNDAIANFEAMRAKGVKLIDLGCMQINHYYHGDKFASVRAMFDPAGNVDYAARFLKELKQREGSWTMAVARYNAGPNNQPAQKRYVCHIVAHLVSSGFGAWTDKARSFCQPKTT